A portion of the Paenibacillus hamazuiensis genome contains these proteins:
- a CDS encoding FecCD family ABC transporter permease: MPNPSTAFIRHKSFGLIALAALFAVSVACSIIFGVTDIPLSRIIESYTAFNGSNEHLIIRTARVPRALIAACVGASLAVAGALMQAVTRNPLASPSLLGINAGAAFFIVVAASYFEVNGLRSFTWVALSGAAFGALLVYILGSVGRDGMTPVKVTLAGAAVTAFFASLTQGILLSSGKMFDQVLYWLVGSVAGRDVQMLVSVFPYIAAGLICALLLSGQMNALALGDDVAKGLGQRTALVKGAAALVIVLLAGSSVAVAGPIAFVGIIVPHAARYLVGSDHRWLLPYCAVLGGLLLVTADLGSRFIAMPKEVPVGVMTALIGVPFFVYLARGGVSR, translated from the coding sequence ATGCCAAATCCTTCTACCGCTTTTATCCGCCATAAATCGTTCGGACTGATCGCATTGGCCGCCCTGTTCGCCGTCTCGGTCGCCTGCAGCATCATCTTCGGCGTTACGGATATCCCGTTATCCCGCATCATCGAATCGTATACGGCATTCAACGGCTCGAACGAACATCTGATCATCCGCACCGCCCGGGTGCCGCGGGCGCTGATCGCCGCCTGCGTCGGCGCGAGCCTGGCCGTGGCCGGCGCGCTCATGCAGGCGGTCACGCGCAATCCGCTCGCTTCGCCGAGCCTGCTTGGCATCAACGCGGGCGCGGCATTCTTCATCGTCGTGGCTGCGTCGTATTTCGAGGTGAACGGGCTGCGCTCGTTCACCTGGGTTGCGCTCAGCGGTGCGGCCTTCGGCGCGCTGCTCGTTTACATCCTCGGGTCGGTCGGCCGCGACGGCATGACCCCCGTCAAGGTGACGCTGGCCGGTGCCGCCGTCACCGCATTTTTCGCTTCGCTCACGCAGGGCATCCTGCTGTCGAGCGGCAAAATGTTCGACCAGGTATTGTACTGGCTGGTCGGCTCGGTCGCCGGTCGGGACGTGCAGATGCTCGTCTCGGTCTTTCCTTACATCGCCGCCGGCCTGATATGCGCGCTGCTGCTCTCCGGGCAGATGAACGCGCTGGCGCTCGGCGACGACGTCGCGAAAGGGCTCGGGCAGCGCACCGCGCTTGTCAAAGGCGCAGCCGCGCTCGTCATCGTGCTGCTTGCCGGCAGCTCGGTGGCCGTCGCCGGCCCGATCGCCTTCGTCGGCATCATCGTTCCGCATGCGGCGAGATATTTGGTCGGCAGCGACCATCGCTGGCTGCTGCCTTACTGTGCCGTCCTTGGCGGCCTTTTGCTCGTTACCGCCGATCTCGGCTCCCGCTTCATCGCCATGCCCAAGGAAGTGCCGGTGGGCGTCATGACCGCGCTGATCGGCGTTCCCTTCTTCGTTTATTTGGCCAGAGGAGGGGTAAGCCGATGA
- a CDS encoding ABC transporter substrate-binding protein, translating into MMNQALHNWKRTSLWAIVCLLAISLLSGCGRAAEPTPAQQGGKTEGAAASNDAVRKIKHAMGETEIKGTPQRVVILTNEGTEALLALGVKPVGAVRSWTGNPWYEHIKNDMNGVTMVGEESQPNMELIASLKPDLIIGNKLRNEKIYEQLKAIAPTIESETLRGEWKTNFRLYAEALNKQAEGEKIIADFDKRIADFRSKAGDKLKETVSVVRFMAGKTRIYYSDTFTGVIFKEIGIARPATKSKETFADEITKERLPEVDADRLFYFTYETGDSKASKTEEEWINDPLWKNLNVVKNGKAIKVDDAIWNTAGGVRAANLLLDQLYKIYDIK; encoded by the coding sequence ATGATGAATCAGGCATTACATAATTGGAAGCGCACGTCGCTGTGGGCGATCGTCTGCCTGCTGGCGATTTCTTTGTTGTCGGGATGCGGCCGAGCGGCCGAACCAACACCGGCTCAGCAGGGCGGCAAAACGGAAGGAGCGGCTGCGTCGAACGACGCCGTGCGCAAAATCAAACACGCGATGGGCGAAACGGAGATTAAGGGTACGCCTCAGCGGGTCGTCATTTTGACGAACGAGGGCACCGAAGCGCTGCTGGCGCTCGGCGTCAAGCCGGTCGGGGCCGTGAGATCATGGACGGGCAACCCTTGGTATGAGCATATCAAAAACGACATGAACGGAGTAACGATGGTCGGCGAAGAGAGCCAGCCGAACATGGAGCTGATCGCCAGCCTCAAACCCGATCTGATTATCGGCAACAAATTGCGGAACGAGAAAATTTACGAGCAGCTCAAGGCAATTGCGCCTACGATCGAATCGGAGACGCTGCGCGGCGAGTGGAAAACGAACTTCCGTTTGTATGCCGAAGCGCTGAACAAGCAAGCCGAAGGTGAAAAGATCATCGCCGACTTTGACAAGCGTATCGCCGATTTCCGTTCGAAAGCCGGCGACAAGCTGAAGGAGACCGTATCGGTCGTCCGTTTCATGGCCGGCAAAACGCGGATTTACTATTCCGACACGTTTACGGGCGTTATTTTCAAGGAGATCGGTATCGCGCGTCCGGCTACGAAAAGCAAGGAAACGTTCGCCGATGAGATTACAAAGGAACGTCTTCCGGAGGTCGACGCGGACCGGCTGTTCTACTTCACGTACGAGACTGGCGACAGCAAGGCGAGCAAGACGGAGGAAGAATGGATCAACGATCCGCTGTGGAAAAATCTCAATGTCGTAAAAAACGGCAAAGCGATCAAGGTGGACGATGCGATCTGGAATACGGCCGGCGGCGTAAGAGCGGCCAACCTGCTGCTCGACCAGCTGTATAAGATTTACGATATCAAGTAA
- a CDS encoding FecCD family ABC transporter permease: MSKYSTFRGRAFSYLVSKKVIGITLLLLAANAAVAVISTGIGSVFIHPLDVVKTLLGGGTDTNAMIIFKLRLPRIVTALLVGSSLAVAGAVLQGMIRNPLASPDTVGITGGAVLGAVSFFFFGAGKAPIDLLPLCAIIGALAITAIIYTFAWKRGVSPLRLVLIGIGFASALSAVTYMLLISGPLVLAAKSLTFMTGSIYGVSWEKDVITLLPWVAVLLPLTLLQARNVNLQELGDDVGTGLGGRIQGQRALLLLLSVGLAGAAVSIGGAIGFIGLMAPHLARKLVGPAFGGVLPVGALCGSLILLLADLVARSAFAPLDIPAGVFTAAIGAPFFVYLLYRQQRT; the protein is encoded by the coding sequence ATGAGCAAATATTCAACCTTCCGGGGACGCGCTTTTTCATACCTGGTCAGCAAAAAGGTCATCGGGATCACCCTGCTGCTGCTCGCTGCGAATGCGGCCGTTGCCGTCATCAGCACGGGAATCGGCAGCGTGTTCATCCATCCGCTCGATGTGGTCAAAACGCTGCTTGGCGGCGGCACCGATACGAATGCGATGATCATTTTCAAGCTGCGCCTGCCGCGCATCGTCACGGCGCTTCTCGTCGGCTCGTCGCTTGCGGTTGCCGGCGCGGTGCTGCAGGGCATGATCCGCAATCCGCTCGCGTCGCCGGACACGGTCGGGATTACCGGAGGCGCCGTGCTCGGCGCGGTCAGCTTCTTTTTCTTCGGAGCCGGCAAAGCGCCGATCGACCTGCTGCCGCTTTGCGCCATCATCGGCGCCCTTGCCATTACGGCGATCATTTACACGTTCGCCTGGAAGCGCGGCGTTTCCCCGCTGCGGCTCGTGCTGATCGGCATCGGCTTCGCTTCGGCGCTCAGCGCCGTCACGTATATGCTGCTGATTTCGGGGCCGCTCGTACTTGCCGCCAAATCGCTTACTTTTATGACCGGAAGCATCTACGGGGTATCCTGGGAAAAAGATGTGATCACTCTGCTCCCCTGGGTTGCCGTGCTGCTGCCCCTTACATTGCTGCAGGCCCGGAACGTCAATCTGCAGGAGCTCGGCGACGATGTCGGCACAGGGCTCGGCGGCCGCATCCAGGGCCAGCGAGCGCTGCTTTTGCTGCTCAGTGTCGGCCTTGCCGGCGCTGCCGTATCGATCGGCGGGGCGATCGGCTTCATCGGTCTGATGGCTCCGCACCTCGCCCGCAAATTGGTCGGACCGGCGTTCGGCGGCGTGCTGCCGGTCGGCGCCTTGTGCGGCTCGCTCATCTTATTGCTCGCCGATTTGGTGGCGCGATCGGCGTTCGCGCCGCTCGACATTCCCGCCGGCGTTTTTACCGCGGCGATCGGAGCGCCATTTTTCGTTTACTTGCTGTACCGGCAACAAAGGACATAA
- a CDS encoding ABC transporter ATP-binding protein has product MSSLETKQLGLSYGNAVIFENLNLTLPDNQITVFIGSNGCGKSTLLRSIARLLKPHTGSVILDGQSIATLPTKEVAKKLAILPQGPVAPEGLTVLQLVKQGRYPYQSWLQQWSQEDEHAVRSALEATRLTALAERTVDSLSGGQRQRAWIAMTLAQDTGTILLDEPTTYLDLTHQIEVLDLLFELNAKQRRTIVMVLHDINLACRYAHHLVAIKNGAVYAQGKPEEVVTQQLIRDVFELDCQVIPDPLFGSPLCIPHGKGRKIAAGASPELEQILA; this is encoded by the coding sequence ATGTCTTCGCTCGAAACCAAACAGCTCGGATTATCCTACGGCAACGCCGTTATTTTTGAAAACCTGAACCTGACGCTGCCGGACAACCAAATTACCGTTTTCATCGGCAGCAACGGCTGCGGCAAATCGACTTTGCTCCGCTCGATCGCAAGGCTGCTGAAGCCCCATACGGGGAGCGTCATTCTCGACGGACAAAGCATCGCCACACTGCCGACCAAGGAGGTGGCCAAAAAACTCGCCATCCTGCCGCAAGGGCCTGTCGCCCCGGAAGGCTTGACCGTGCTTCAGCTCGTGAAGCAAGGGCGTTATCCGTACCAAAGCTGGCTGCAGCAGTGGTCGCAGGAGGATGAGCACGCGGTCCGCTCCGCATTGGAAGCGACACGTCTAACGGCGCTTGCCGAGCGGACGGTCGACTCTTTGTCGGGCGGTCAGCGGCAGCGCGCCTGGATCGCGATGACGCTGGCGCAGGATACGGGCACGATTTTGCTTGACGAGCCGACGACATATCTCGATTTGACCCACCAAATCGAAGTATTGGATCTGCTGTTCGAGCTGAACGCGAAGCAGCGGCGCACCATCGTTATGGTGCTGCACGACATCAATCTGGCGTGCCGTTACGCCCACCATCTGGTCGCCATCAAAAACGGCGCCGTTTACGCCCAGGGCAAGCCGGAGGAAGTGGTGACGCAGCAGCTCATCCGCGACGTATTCGAGCTCGATTGCCAGGTCATTCCGGATCCGCTGTTCGGGTCGCCTCTTTGCATCCCGCACGGAAAAGGAAGAAAGATTGCCGCCGGCGCCAGTCCCGAGCTTGAACAAATTTTAGCCTAA